The following are from one region of the Dreissena polymorpha isolate Duluth1 chromosome 2, UMN_Dpol_1.0, whole genome shotgun sequence genome:
- the LOC127867953 gene encoding uncharacterized protein LOC127867953, which yields MSNRSKRDTKTIDYKKFNTSGMADTGEQRLKIEKSTEVTQLEATAADVNKHGVLQLLEDDDIDEHELSSMKEEIENLKKQEEKLRKQQDFHETKKQLEKQKAKIESLKVRQMSQLGEDLRASNRRAYAEGSRKNLRIQWESFLLFCCHFGN from the exons ATGAGTAATCGTTCAAAGAGGGACACAAAAACGATCGACTATAAGAAATTTAACACTTCTGGGATGGCGGACACGGGCGAACAAAGGTTAAAAATAGAAAAGTCGACCGAAGTAACACAATTAGAGGCTACAGCAGCAGATGTAAACAAACATGGCGTCCTACAGTTGCTAGAGGACGATGACATAGATGAACATGAGCTTTCTTCCATGAAGGAAGAAATTGAAAACCTCAAGaaacaagaagaaaaactacGCAAACAACAGGATTTCCATGAAACCAAAAAGCAATTAGAAAAACAGAAGGCGAAGATCGAATCCCTAAAGG TCAGACAGATGTCTCAACTTGGTGAGGACTTAAGAGCATCGAATAGACGAGCCTATGCTGAGGGATCCAGGAAAAATTTGAGGATCCAGTGGGAATCATTTCTTTTGTTTTGCTGTCATTTTGG AAATTAG